In Nitrospinota bacterium, the genomic stretch CCTTCCGCCTCCCGGTGGATGAGCAGGCGGGAGGCGGCGGGGCTTGCGGCCATACCGCTGATAACCCTGTCACCGGAGGAGAGCCTTATAAAGGTCATCGAGAAAAACCAGGGAAAGTACGACTGGATAGTGGTGGACGTGGGGGGCAGGCTCCAGGCCAGGGCCATCCACGCCTGTTCCATAGCCACGCTGGTGGTGGCCCCGGTCATCCCGGCGTCGGAGGATATGGACAGCACCCAGGAGTTCATAGAGCTGGCCCTGCGCCCCATCACCAGGATAAAGAGCGTCAACGCCGTGCTGGCGCCAAACTGCGTCCGGCCGAACACTATTTTGCACCGGGAGGCGCTGGGGCATCTGTCCAACCTGGGGCCCGCGGTGGCCGAATCGCCGCTGGGGATGCGGGCGGTGTATCAGGAATCCGCATCCACCGGGATGGGTGTGGTGGAGCTGGACGAGAGGGGCGCGGGCGGGCAGGAGATCGCCGCGCTGTTCAAAGAGCTTACGGGCATCAAGTGGGGCAAGGCTAAACGGCAAACGGCGCAAAGCGCATAAGCGTCAGGAGGGGAGAGATATGTCCAAAAGAAATTTCAAGTTCGGCGTGGTTGTTCCCTTGTCTGAAGAGGAGCGGGTCAAACGCCTGCGGGCCACCACGGGCTCCACGGCGGAGGATATCGCCAAGGCGGTGGTGGGGGATGCGGACAGGCCGCAAGAGCCGGAGCGGGCCAGGATTAAACCAGGGCCAAAGCCCAAAGGCGCCTTGCCCGGCGTGGAGCTACACTTCAAAAAGGTCACCATTTACATGGATCCGGAGACCCATCATGAGTTGCGCTACAAATCCTACAGGGCGGGGATGGACATATCGGCGCTGATCCGGGCCTGCCTCCAGGAGAAGGGGATAACGGTGCCCGGAGAACGGTTTACGCTGGACTGGGAGAGCCTGAAAAACCCCTAAAAAAGCATTGGGCGCGGGGGAAAGAACGCCCGTCTTAAGGTTTCGCCCGCAGGATAACGCCAAGAGTGCGGTTGTCCGGGCTGAATCCTTGCGCCTTTGGATTGATGACGTAGCCCGCGCTGATCTTTACCAGAGCCTTTGAGGCGCCGGGCGAGGCGGGGATTTCCATCTGCTTTACGCCGGGGGATGTAATCTGGATTTCCCCCGTGGCGCCGTTAATCTCCGCCAACACGGTTTGCGGGTTTTTATCCAGCCCGGGAAGAGGGCAATCGAACCACAGCGTCACCTTGCCGTCCACCACGTCCGTCATTAAAACTCCACGGCGGCCCATCCAGCGGCCAGCCGTTCCATCGGGCTGTTGTTCCCAATCGTAAAACCCGGCGGCGAACTTGGGGCCAATGGGGCGCTCCATTACCATCCACACCTGCCAGCCGAACGCCATGGCCAGCGCGCCCGCCAGAATGGTTTTGGATTTAACGCCGAAGCGGCACTCCCTAAAACTGTCCACCGAAAGGCCAGCCAGGATGCCCAGGGTGATCCAGAAGAAGCTGTCTATGGCCCGGCACAGGGGCACATGGTGCGTCAGCCCGAGAAAAAGCCACATTAGGGCCGTAAACAGCAACGCGGACACGCATATGCGCTCATCCGGGGCGGACAAGAGGCGGAACCTGCGGAATCCCGCCAACAACACCGTTGCGATGAAGGCGAAAAACAATATGAAGCCGAATATCCCCTGGTTGGCCAGCGTCTCGAAATATATGGAGTGGGCGGACTCCCGCGCGGCGAAGCCGATGTCCTCCCAGCTGTACCAGTCGGAGGCGTAGTAATCCATGAAAAGCCCGGTGAACCTTCCAAGGCCCGCGCCCAGCAACGGCGCGGAAACGAACATTAGGACAGCCGTGTGCCACAGGAAGAACCGCGGCTCCATGATCCCCGCGTGGCGCATGAAGTAGAGCGGATCGTTTATATAAAGATAGGAGTACTTGATCAACTTCCAGTTGAACTTTCCTAACAGCTCTTTTTCAAACCGTTCCGAAGCCAGGCCCGAGGCCAGAATTACCCCAACCAGCGCGGCGATTATCAATAGCCCCACTGCGCCGGTGAAAAAGGCGCTCCTGTAACGCACGCCCAAAGCGTTCCGGAGAAGGATGAATATCACAACGATGACCGCCATGAAGAAGGCCATGGCCGCGGTGCGAAGCCCGCCCTGGATCACGCAAAAGGAGATTAATATGACCGTCAGCGCCGACGCGCCCACCGCCACAGGCCTTTGCCTGTTCATCCATACAAGCCCCACGGCGATGGGCAAGGCCAGTAGCAGGTACTGGTTGAAAAAATGAAGGGCGTAGGAAAACCCGGTGATGGAGCGCTCGTACCTGCCCACCAGCGAAAGGCTCAGGTATCGCCACTGGGCCGGATCCCTGGGTATCACATCGTAGGCCATAAGTATGGCGATAACGCAAATGACCCCCGCCAGCGCGGCGTATGCGGTGAACAGCCTGCGCAAATACGGGAACCCGGTTTTAGACGCGTAATGCGCCATAAGGGCGAAAATCCCCAGCGAAGTGGCGAGGTTCGTTAACACCCGCAGGTAGTATATTATCGGCATTGGATGGGCGGCCAGCCAGATAAGGAATTGCTCTTTTATTCCCGTGGCCCACAGCTCGTAATAAAACTCTTTTCCGTCAATGGGGACGCTGGCGGCGGAGGTTAGGAGCAGAAAAGCCGCAAAATACTTTAAAGGGAGCTGGAGCCGCTCCCGTTTTAAAGCCCAATGGACGGCGGCGGAGAGAAGGACGCCCCATATGAATACCTCCAAAAGCCAGAACCACGGCCAGCCGCTTTCGCCCAGGAAAAACGGGGTGGAAAGAAAGATGAAAGCCAGGCCATTTAGAGGATTGGCGGCGGTGGCGACAGCGAAAAAGGCCGCTACAATACCAGCCGTTACGCCTTCGGGCAGTTTGAAAATCAGCGCCCCGCCCGCCACGCAGGCGAAGAAAACGGGAATAAGGTATGGATTCAGCAGAAAGCGCGCCTCTCTCATCTCTTGCCCGGCCGCGTTCATCTGACGCCCACGGGCAACAGGTTATCCGCTCTCAGCCAGCCCAAAAGCGCGTTGGCGAATAGCTCGTTCCCCTTTTCGTTAAAATGGGTGTCCCGGCAATAATAGATGGGTTTCCCGTCCCATTCAGCCTTCATGGGCTCCATGGCGTTAAACAGCTTTATGCCCCGTTTCCCTGCTTCCGCCATAAGCGACTTCTGCGGCTCGCCGAAATCGTATTGCGCCCCCATCTGGCTCCGGATACCGATCACCTCCGGCGTTTCAAACTGCATGGAATCGGGCATTATGGCGATGGCCAGCTTGAAATTGTTTTCCTTCGACAGCTTTTCAAACGCCTCCAGCCATTCAAAAGCTTTCGTGAAACTCCGGGCCATCACCGGGTCGAACTTATCCCTGGGCATATGGATGTGGCCGCCCACATCGGTGATGCAATCGGCCCTCACTTTGTTCATCTCCTGCCGCACGGAATCGCTCTTTTTCCCCACAGCCTGGAAGATGGCGTCATAGTCCCTGTTTACTACAAACCTCGCGAGATGGAAACGGTTAATAAACTCCCGTTTGGTTTTTTCCCAGGAGATCTCTTCCCTGGTAAATTTGGCGGCGTCCTCCACATGTATTAAAACCCCATCTATGGCGGTGTTGGCGGGATGCTGGAGGCTGTCGGTGATGTCGTTGCCAACGAAGAAACCTACGATGACAAGATCCGGCTCGAATTCCAGGCCGTAGCGCTTAAGGTACAGGTATTCCTCATCGGGGCCGTACCCGGCCACGCCCGCGTTGATTACTTCTATTTTATTGGACCCACCAGCCAGGGCGCGCTCCAATATTTTCGGATAGGAGTTTTCGAGACTGGTGAGGGAGAAGGTGAAGGAGTCGCCAATACAAAGGACGCGGAAAACGCCGCCGGGTTTTTTCTTGGTGTACCTATCGTAATCGCGCATGCCGAACCGGTTCGTATCGAATCCCAATGTGGTTTTAACATTGGGGCGAAGCACAAAACCTATCTCCGGCTCCGGGTCGTAAACCGTCTGGATGTTGGGCACAAACTCCCGCTGGGGGAAAAAGTTCCGCATCACGAGTTCAAGGATCCCAAGGGAGACAATCAATGAAAAGGCCGCCAGCGCGGCGTTTGCCGAATGGGTTTTCAAAAGGCCGTAGGCCAGCGCATGGCGGATGTAAAGGATGGCCAGCGTCATAAAACCAAGCGCCGCCGCGGGTAGGGCCAATGGCGATGGGGTGGGGCAGGCCTCAATCCTGTTTATAACCGCCCAGGAGCCCTGGACGCTCCGGAATGTGATAACGCCGCGCCCATCTTTCATTCGCGCCGCCGGGGCGTCCAGCGTAAACGTGGAGGGAACGCCTTTGGAATCCCAGAAGTCCGCCGTTAAACCCGACCCGGGCGCGGGCGTTATCCGCGCCACCTCCATCCCGCCGGTTTCCACCTGTATTTCCGGCGGGGCGGTATTATGGCTGTCCATGAAGCTTATGGTTATCCGGGTATCACCGGTGTACGGAGTTTCTATGGAAAACTCCTTGGATTCCGACCCAGCCCAGCCATCCATGGGGCCGGGCAGTTGATAGGGCACAAGAGGCGACTGGAGCGTGGCCCGGTGCGCCTTTCGCCCCGCCCAGAACTCCCCTTCCTTCATCGAGGTGTCATGGACGTACACCACCTTCCGGGCCGATGAAAGGGCCAGGTCCGCAAGGCCCGCCAGCGCGATAGCCGCAATGAACAGAATTATCGCTTTTTTCATGCCCGCAAAACAGGTTGCACCAGGTGGAATGGAAGCCCGCTAAAGCATTGGCTTCCCGCATACGCAAACACGGAAAGATACCATATCGGGCATGGGATTGGAACGCGCGGGAGGTGTCCCGGGATTCCCGGATAAAAATTGAAAGATCCTGAAAAATGTCATCCTGAGCCCGCCGAAGGGTGACAACAACTCTTCGTGCCATGGTTCGGCTGGTCCACCATGACACGGTTTCCCCTTCCCGCCGCTTTGGCGTGGAGGTTTACGGTTTCCTCCCAGTCATCAGCCGCCATCCTTCCAGTCCCCCTATGATGACGGGGTAAAGGTAAATGTGCCTCATGCGGAACAGCGTGCCCAGGTTTGGCACAAACAGCCCCAGCGGCAGGATGAAAAGCACAACGGAGATTACCAGCCAAACCTTCACATGCGCCCCTGCGCCAGCCCGGGCCAGGTAGATCATGAACCCGATGTACATGGCGTACCAGAACGCCGTCTCCAGCCCTCCTACAAGGCGGATAAGCCTGCCGCCCCCTTGTCCGTCGGAAAGCCATGTGTTGGGGAAGGGCGAGAACAGCCCTATCTGCGCGCCCCGGGGGATATAGCGG encodes the following:
- a CDS encoding AAA family ATPase → MAEILAVVNQKGGVGKTLLATNISLMLHLKGQRTLLIDGDSQPSASRWMSRREAAGLAAIPLITLSPEESLIKVIEKNQGKYDWIVVDVGGRLQARAIHACSIATLVVAPVIPASEDMDSTQEFIELALRPITRIKSVNAVLAPNCVRPNTILHREALGHLSNLGPAVAESPLGMRAVYQESASTGMGVVELDERGAGGQEIAALFKELTGIKWGKAKRQTAQSA
- a CDS encoding O-antigen ligase family protein, with amino-acid sequence MREARFLLNPYLIPVFFACVAGGALIFKLPEGVTAGIVAAFFAVATAANPLNGLAFIFLSTPFFLGESGWPWFWLLEVFIWGVLLSAAVHWALKRERLQLPLKYFAAFLLLTSAASVPIDGKEFYYELWATGIKEQFLIWLAAHPMPIIYYLRVLTNLATSLGIFALMAHYASKTGFPYLRRLFTAYAALAGVICVIAILMAYDVIPRDPAQWRYLSLSLVGRYERSITGFSYALHFFNQYLLLALPIAVGLVWMNRQRPVAVGASALTVILISFCVIQGGLRTAAMAFFMAVIVVIFILLRNALGVRYRSAFFTGAVGLLIIAALVGVILASGLASERFEKELLGKFNWKLIKYSYLYINDPLYFMRHAGIMEPRFFLWHTAVLMFVSAPLLGAGLGRFTGLFMDYYASDWYSWEDIGFAARESAHSIYFETLANQGIFGFILFFAFIATVLLAGFRRFRLLSAPDERICVSALLFTALMWLFLGLTHHVPLCRAIDSFFWITLGILAGLSVDSFRECRFGVKSKTILAGALAMAFGWQVWMVMERPIGPKFAAGFYDWEQQPDGTAGRWMGRRGVLMTDVVDGKVTLWFDCPLPGLDKNPQTVLAEINGATGEIQITSPGVKQMEIPASPGASKALVKISAGYVINPKAQGFSPDNRTLGVILRAKP
- a CDS encoding SGNH/GDSL hydrolase family protein; translated protein: MKKAIILFIAAIALAGLADLALSSARKVVYVHDTSMKEGEFWAGRKAHRATLQSPLVPYQLPGPMDGWAGSESKEFSIETPYTGDTRITISFMDSHNTAPPEIQVETGGMEVARITPAPGSGLTADFWDSKGVPSTFTLDAPAARMKDGRGVITFRSVQGSWAVINRIEACPTPSPLALPAAALGFMTLAILYIRHALAYGLLKTHSANAALAAFSLIVSLGILELVMRNFFPQREFVPNIQTVYDPEPEIGFVLRPNVKTTLGFDTNRFGMRDYDRYTKKKPGGVFRVLCIGDSFTFSLTSLENSYPKILERALAGGSNKIEVINAGVAGYGPDEEYLYLKRYGLEFEPDLVIVGFFVGNDITDSLQHPANTAIDGVLIHVEDAAKFTREEISWEKTKREFINRFHLARFVVNRDYDAIFQAVGKKSDSVRQEMNKVRADCITDVGGHIHMPRDKFDPVMARSFTKAFEWLEAFEKLSKENNFKLAIAIMPDSMQFETPEVIGIRSQMGAQYDFGEPQKSLMAEAGKRGIKLFNAMEPMKAEWDGKPIYYCRDTHFNEKGNELFANALLGWLRADNLLPVGVR